From Ornithodoros turicata isolate Travis unplaced genomic scaffold, ASM3712646v1 ctg00001410.1, whole genome shotgun sequence:
GACAACCAGAGACATTGCGGCACATCTTCTATGATTGCAAGAATGCAGTGTTATTCTGGAGCGATCTAAAGACGTCTCTGCGTTTAAAGGTAGAACTTACCTACGAGGCACTGAAGTTCCTGCATTTCCAGAACCGCGACCACGCCGAATTTCTCAGTACCATTGTCATAGTAGGACTCCACGCTATTTGGAAGGCCCGCACTGCGCGTGCGgaatgtgacgtcagagccctATCAGTTGTGACATACCTCAAACAGAAGTTGATGTGGACGCTATCGCTGTTGGCTTCTAACAAATTGAAAGACGAAGATATGTGGGGGAAGTTGGCCTCGACAGTGCAGTGGCTGGATATCAACACCTTCGGGCGCGTGTGTAACAGCGAACTGTGAACGCCATGAACCAGAACTATCGTAGTGTGGTAGCGTGAGACGCGTAGATTGATGCGAATCTTGcaaaagtttgtttgtttttaattgTCAGGTACATAAGCAGTGTACGATGTGACCCTTACGGTTTTTAGGCAAATAAAAATGTCAAAAAAaaagatagctcagttggatcgaggacatatacccatgcaaacacatgggttgtaggattagctagttcgaatccaaggtaggcatagctttttttcatatggtagttttgatgccttttttctaaatcatttccattttaattgttcgaatcaggtgaagctctctccctttcgtaattccaattacgaccgtttcacagcgcgatcctatacgcaccattctggatagaattcaaagacgaaatatcgtcccgtccagatagctcagtcgGATTCTACTTCCGGCGCTCGTTGAGTAAGGTTGTGGGAGTATGAGCTCCAGCGGAGCAGCATCAACGGCTAAGCCTAGCCGGGCTGAATCGTCGTCACTACAGGCTAATACGTCTCAAGGAACTTACAAAATCATCATGCCTACGTTACCCAAAGGAGATATCTCTCGTAATACGGTGTTCCTGCATGCCGACCCGTCGGCGCGACCGTACAAGGTGCAGGATTTTGTGGAACCGCTTCGAAGGGTCGTCAACAACAAGGACATCGCAGGATTTGGATCATATCTATTCAATCATGTTTGGATCATCACCATGCATTCtgacgaagagaaagaaaaactgcGGAAAGCAGGTGAGTTGACAGTTAAAGGAAGACGATGCATTGTTGTCGACCCGAATTCCAATGTGATATCCTTGAAGCTACACTGGCTGCCGACAAATGTTCCAGACGAGGTTGTGCGGCGTGCTTTATCGTTGTACGGAACAGCAAAAGAAGTTGTgagagaaaaatggaaactgcCAGGTCTCGAGGGAGTAGAAACGACGACACGTTCCGTGGTCTTGCATCTCAAGGAAGGTTGCACGACGGAAAGCATCCCTTATCAACTAAAAATTATGGGAGCGACGGTGCTCGTGTCTGTACCGGGGAAGGCACCTTTATGCTTGCGGTGCAAGCAGGTCGGACACATACGAAGTCAGTGTCGAACTGAATACTGTAGAACATGTAAAGGTTTTGGGCACATTGCTGAGGATTGCGTCCGTACCTATGCCGCAATGACAAGGGGTGCAGTGGAAAAACCAAACGCAGACATGGTAATGGATGTGCAGGACACAGAGGCTAATATGCAAGACAATGAAGAGCCAGTGCAGAAAGCAGGCACTTCCGACAGCGGAGAGACTGAAAATGAAGTTGTGGAAACGGCGCAGGAGACTGACAAGGAACGACAGGGAAAGGAGCCGCAGCGAATGGACTGGTCTCGAGAAGAGGACCCGCtaggaaaaaggaaagggacTGATACTGAAGAAAAGGTGGGAGACGCAAGGCAGGACCAATCCGGGAAGTGGCAAACTCCATTGAACAAGAAATCGAGGCAGGGGCATCAGTCTATGACACAGTTGCCACTAGAAGAAGCCGGGTCATCCCAGCTCGATGACCCGGGGTTTTTTTGATCGGAAGTGCATGAGGGCATTTTTAACGAAGTAAGAAGATGACAAGACACCGTCATATCAAAGTTGCAACACTAAACGTCGTCAGCCTCCTATCGAGAAGACGGAAGCATTGGGTGGCGAACTTGTTATCTTCCGAAAACGTTGATGTGGCCTGCCTTCAGGAAACCAAAGTTGCAACTGCAGTTGACGAAAAGGAACtggttattttttttaaatccaatTTCTGGTGTTTTCCGTCCGCGGCAATCGGAAACAGTGCTGGAAGCCTTATCCTCGTTAGAAAGAGCTCGGGATTGGCGGTTGTGGACAATGTGCTAGATGAAAGCGGACGGTTAAGTGTGGTGGACTGTGTGCATGGGCGAGGGATGCTACGCGTGATCTGTGTTTACGCTCCAAATGACCCCGCGGAGAGGAAATACTTCTTCTCTTCGCTCAAGCATTTCGTTAGTGTCCCTTGGAACGTCCTGTTGTGCGGAGACTTCAACTGTGTCTTAAGAAAAGAAGACTGCAGTACCGGACTGG
This genomic window contains:
- the LOC135376952 gene encoding uncharacterized protein LOC135376952, with the protein product MSSSGAASTAKPSRAESSSLQANTSQGTYKIIMPTLPKGDISRNTVFLHADPSARPYKVQDFVEPLRRVVNNKDIAGFGSYLFNHVWIITMHSDEEKEKLRKAGELTVKGRRCIVVDPNSNVISLKLHWLPTNVPDEVVRRALSLYGTAKEVVREKWKLPGLEGVETTTRSVVLHLKEGCTTESIPYQLKIMGATVLVSVPGKAPLCLRCKQVGHIRSQCRTEYCRTCKGFGHIAEDCVRTYAAMTRGAVEKPNADMVMDVQDTEANMQDNEEPVQKAGTSDSGETENEVVETAQETDKERQGKEPQRMDWSREEDPLGKRKGTDTEEKVGDARQDQSGKWQTPLNKKSRQGHQSMTQLPLEEAGSSQLDDPGFF